In Plectropomus leopardus isolate mb unplaced genomic scaffold, YSFRI_Pleo_2.0 unplaced_scaffold21800, whole genome shotgun sequence, a genomic segment contains:
- the LOC121965829 gene encoding discs large homolog 1-like protein yields MMNSSISSGSGSLRTSQKRSLYVRALFDYDKTRDSGLPSQGLNFKFGDILHVVNASDDEWWQARQLTSQGEVEEVGVIPSKRR; encoded by the exons ATGATGAACAGCAGCATCAGCTCCGGATCTGGGTCTCTGCGGACGAGTCAGAAGAGGTCGCTGTACGTCAG AGCTCTGTTCGACTACGATAAGACCAGAGACTCGGGTCTGCCGAGTCAGGGACTCAACTTCAAGTTCGGAGACATCCTCCACGTGGTGAACGCCTCCGACGACGAGTGGTGGCAGGCCAGACAGCTGACGTCAcagggggaggtggaggaggtcgGGGTCATCCCCAGCAAGAGACG